Proteins found in one Nitrosopumilus maritimus SCM1 genomic segment:
- the cobI gene encoding precorrin-2 C(20)-methyltransferase, which produces MPGLIGIGVGPGDPELLTVKAVKAIQDADIIMCPASKEDRPSIALSVVDSLIDKSKNQEIVKLIFPMTKDKDVLEETWKRNAKIMAETVQSGKNVVYLTVGDPFLYSTWIYMHKDLTEKYPEMNISVIPGIVSMFTFASKVGVSIAEGAEKVAIIPSCYDLSSVKEIAKNSESMIFLKDGRYFDQVIDVLKESGFPDNSIFAIGQDLGTENEIIRKMTLGEVNDDTLTTKYFSILVVKRV; this is translated from the coding sequence ATGCCTGGATTGATAGGAATTGGTGTTGGTCCTGGAGATCCTGAACTTCTTACAGTCAAGGCTGTAAAAGCAATCCAAGATGCTGACATTATCATGTGTCCTGCCTCAAAAGAAGACAGGCCTAGTATTGCATTATCTGTAGTTGATTCCCTCATTGATAAATCAAAGAATCAAGAGATTGTAAAGCTAATTTTTCCTATGACTAAAGACAAAGATGTCCTTGAAGAGACTTGGAAAAGAAATGCAAAGATTATGGCTGAAACTGTACAATCAGGAAAAAATGTTGTTTATCTAACAGTAGGTGATCCATTTTTGTATAGTACTTGGATATACATGCACAAAGATCTTACTGAAAAATATCCTGAAATGAACATTAGTGTTATTCCTGGAATTGTTTCAATGTTTACATTTGCATCAAAAGTTGGTGTAAGTATAGCTGAAGGAGCTGAAAAAGTTGCAATAATTCCTTCTTGCTATGATTTGAGTAGTGTTAAAGAGATTGCAAAAAATTCAGAATCTATGATATTTCTAAAAGATGGTAGATATTTTGATCAAGTAATTGATGTTCTAAAAGAATCAGGATTCCCTGATAACTCTATTTTTGCAATTGGACAAGACTTGGGAACAGAAAATGAAATTATTAGAAAGATGACTTTGGGTGAAGTAAATGATGATACATTAACTACAAAATACTTTTCAATCTTGGTGGTAAAACGTGTCTGA
- the cbiT gene encoding precorrin-6Y C5,15-methyltransferase (decarboxylating) subunit CbiT has translation MWDYKTPGIPDEEFERTEKVPITKEEVRTVQISKARLKSGQTVYDIGCGSGSISVEAALQIESSGKIIAIDYDQNAVDLTKKNLEKFELSNVSVILGNAKEKILELEEADAIFVGGTGGDTKEIVELSEKKLKIGGRIVIGIILIETLYSVLQVMDTLQFKDVDITQVTISKSRKTTTGTMMLARNPVTIISATKA, from the coding sequence ATGTGGGATTACAAAACTCCTGGAATTCCTGATGAAGAGTTTGAGAGAACTGAAAAAGTTCCCATTACCAAAGAAGAAGTCAGAACTGTTCAAATTAGTAAAGCTCGACTAAAATCTGGACAAACTGTCTATGATATTGGCTGTGGTAGTGGTTCTATTTCTGTAGAAGCTGCACTACAAATTGAATCTTCTGGAAAAATCATTGCAATTGATTATGATCAAAATGCAGTAGACTTGACAAAAAAAAATTTGGAAAAATTTGAACTTTCAAATGTTTCAGTAATACTTGGGAACGCTAAAGAAAAAATTTTAGAACTTGAAGAAGCTGATGCAATATTTGTTGGTGGCACTGGTGGTGATACCAAAGAAATTGTAGAGTTATCTGAAAAGAAACTAAAGATAGGTGGACGTATTGTTATTGGAATTATTCTCATTGAAACATTATACTCTGTATTGCAAGTGATGGATACATTACAATTCAAAGATGTAGACATTACTCAAGTAACCATCTCTAAAAGCAGAAAAACCACTACTGGAACCATGATGCTAGCACGCAACCCTGTGACCATAATTTCAGCAACCAAAGCCTAA